CCCGCCGCGACGAGCCCTACGCCACCGCCAATTACGCCAGCACCTACACCTCCAACCTCATCCGCCACATGCTCGACCGCCGCGGCACGCCGCTGCGCCCGGAGGCCACCCCCAGCGTCTACATCTACGAGCTGTTCGACGAGGACCTGCGCCCGGGACCGTTGTCGGAGGCCCACTGGGGACTCTTCTACGGGAACGGGACGCCGGCGTACCTGCTCAACGTGGCCGGGGCGGGGGGATTCCTGGCCAACGACACCACGAACCGGACGTACTGCGTGGCGGCGGAGGAAGCGGACCGACGGTCGCTGCAGGCGGCGCTGGACTGGGCATGCGGACCGGGTCGGGCCAACTGCTCGGAGATACAGCCCGGGGAGAGCTGCTACCAGCCCAACGACGTGAGGAGCCACGCCTCGTACGCCTTCGACAGCTATTACCAGATGCAGGGCAAGGCCGCCGGTTCCTGCTTCTTCCAGGGCGTCGCCATGATCACCACCACCGACCCAAGTGAGCCAGTCAATTAGCTCCTCTTTGTCATTTTCCTTCCCGAAACCTTCATCAGTACAGTCTTTCTATGCTTTTTACCTTACCAGTAGCTTGTGATTAGCATGAACCAATTAGCATTAATGCCGTATCCAAGTACAGCAGTCGAAAGTTCAGCGGGGGTGCCGAAGGGAGAATGAGGCGAGCATGAGAGAGAGTAGGCGGGTCATGGGACAGTGAAGTCAGAGCAGAGTAGTCTGCTGTAAATTTTGTCTGTTACCCCTTGCATCGGAAGGCAAATCCGAAGAAGGAATCATTTAGACTGCAGAATGAAGGAAGCTGCTCGGATCGGACTAGTTCTGAAGGCATCGCAAACTTTCCAGTGTCACCATTCCATTATTCTAGACATGGTTTAGTATGGTTCACGTGAATCCTAGTGGCTTCTCGTCCATAGAATTCTTCTTCGTGGAATTGACTTCATATTAGATTACACTGCTGCCGGTGAAGGTAGCGCGTCAGAAGAGTTCGCTTGCAGAGGCATCTTCCACCTGACTCGGTGTGGTCCTCGATCGATCCTTCAACAGCCTAAATTAGATTTCAGGAGAGACAATTGCTTCTCGGTAAGGGGTTGTCCTGGTCCTACCATTGCTTAATATATTGATTGCAACCTACCCGGAGAAGTTTCTTCTGGAAGCTCTGTTCCTATGACTCGGTCCGAGAGTCCCACTCAGGTGGTGTTGCCGTGCCACTGCACAGCGGCACCATTGATGCATTTTCATGGTTAAGCGGCGAAACACGGAAGCGAGCACAGAATGATTTGGTGCCGCAGAAGCTCATCATTTAGCAACGTGTTTCCTCGTAACAGGATGTTATTGTTTCACCGTATATAGGAGGAGGCGATGGTTGAGAAGACTCATCATCATGTATGtctggaggagaggagaggagatagAGGCAGCGGTGTTGTGACCTTTTTACTATCATTTGCAAACAACGATCTAATCCCCATCCCTTGTCACAGTTCTGAGGGGAAGAACCATCGTATTTGACCGTATGATATATCGAACAAACTATTCTGAGATAGAATCCATCTTTTTGccttttttctttctgatttaGGGTTCTGATGAGATCTTTTTTCCCGATAACTGAGACATTCGAGCGATACCGCTCCGTGGTAGTCCTATGCATCTCGTGTTACCGGAAGTCTCGAATGGTAAATGATTGCGACTCCTTCTCATGCATGCTTTTTAGGTGTAGTCTGTAGTTGCTTTTGCTTTGTCAGCACATGTCTTCCTTCTTATTGCTACAAAGAAATTAGTTTATCgatctgtcttttttttttataaagattgTGTTGCCCTGTGGATCGCTGAGAACGCAAGCATGTTGTTTTGCAGGCCATGGGAAATGCATCTTTCCTGGAAGGTGAGGAACCTTAGcgacctcctttttttttttatctttagccAACGATTTAGTAGTGGCTTCAACGATTCCTTTCTCTTGGCATTTCTTCCTGCAACTTCATGTCGAAGCATGTAAGACCATGCAGTCACACACACCAACATGgtttgaaaaagaagaaaaatcttgAAAGTCCCCCAAGGAAGAACAAGAGACAGAGAAAAGCGAAAAACGACTCTAAATAAATTTCACAACACAAGAAAAAATCTTATGGGTGACTTGTTAGATGGCCAAATTCTAATGTTCTATGGTCATTGAATATGGACTTTTGTTGTTGTGTGCTGTGCAGCAAACAGAGGAATGCCACAGGAGCAGGAACGAACAAGGCCGAATCCAGTAAGGCTGTGGTGTCCCCGAGATCGAGACTAGGAAAAGGAAGATTGTATGAACACATTGTTCCTATGATCTTAAACTCGATACTGCTAGTAGTTTGTGTCTCGATATGAAATTTTCGGACTTGATGACCGTCAAGGAAGAAGAGAATCTTCGACAAACTTGCAAGCGAGTTCTTGTTCGGCGATAACAACCAATCTCTCTGGCGATTTTGTAAAGCCCTTCAAATCGATTTTCCTCGCACCTTCTGTAATATTTGTTCTTTCGGTAATAAGACGTCGTCATTCTTCTCTTTTCGAGTAGTTTAGTTTGGAAAAATAACTCTTCCAAAGTGCATTCCAAGCCAGCAAAGAAAGCGGCAGTCTAAAACTACGCCGAAGGTGCCAATTAGATCTGATTCAAGCAAAATATGGCAAAATCCAGCTGGCCGTAAATCGTATGATATTGGCACTTGGAGTTAGTACTGTCATGATTGAAGCGATCTATGGTACCCATCATGAAGAAAAACAAAGCTGCATATTTGTTTTTTCAGATTCCAGGAATCATAACTCTCAAGGGTAGTACTATCAACTGGTAGCAGTGATTGTGGAAACAAACAATACAAGGTAACATTGATGAACAGAGCATCAACCTGGTTTTCCACATTTCATGATCAAACAATCTAGATTTACACCATGATCTTTTGGGCAAAAAATCTCTAAATGCATCCGATTtccattttctaatcctctttgcgAGAGCATAGATTTGATTATGTGACCAGACTCCGTAGAAGGATGCAGTATACATCAAGCTATGGAGCAATGCACATATCCAAAATTGGATGACTAACCATTCGTCCATGTTACTTTATCAAAGCACCAAAAAGAGGAGGAGATGGGAGAGAATCCTACAAAATGCTGCATCTTATGAGCAGGCTTGTTCCTCTAGTTCTGAGTTTGCATTCTATAAGATCACAGGCTAGAGATGGTTAAGAGCAACCCATAATGATCACTAGGCAATACCGGAAGGACCAGCTTCTTGAACACCTTTCTCACTTTCTTCTCCTTGCAGTAGGATAGACCTGGTATAGCCTCCACCCCTATCATTTCGATGCCATCAACCTTGAAATCATGCAAGTTACACATGAATCTATCCAGCCTCTTCTGCAAAGTCCGGTTGCCTGACAACATCTGGTTGGCCTTGGTATCATAAGTCCAACCATTTTCCCCAGGTCTTAGCTCCGGCCAAGCATCAATCCACCCATCAGGTAGAGGAAATGCACCATCCAACTTGTCATCCCAGTTCATGTCGCCCGCAAATATTGCATTTGGTGAATCTTTGAGAAGGTTGATGGCCTCCTTTGCTTGAGCTACACGTTCTTTACTGTACATTTGGTCCCAACGTGGAGGTGCAGGACAGGGGCTTTCAAGGTGACTAGTGGCAACGATGAGCTTTTTGCTCCCTCCAACATCAATATCAGCTAAGCATAGCTCTCTTCCCATCACTGAATTGGTGAATGGAATGCAGCTAAATCCCTTCATGGGCAGCTTACTCATCTGTGACAAATACAACAAGGTTAAAACTTCTGTAAAATTTAAGCACATCCAAGTTTGACAACAAGAGAAAAGCAAAGAACACAAGGCATAGAACACGCcatcagaaagaaagaaacagaacAAGGCATTAGCAATGATACTTATATGGAAATCTATTTATAACAATACATGAACTAGCACTGTAGCTGAATCACCAAATAAATAGGAACAAAAGAAACTGCAAACACATAATGAAAATGTCATAACAGGTAATGCATGTGTTGAGATAAAAATGCATTCATGAAAGTGAATATTAGCTGATTATGATAATGAACACATGAAGATAATTATCTACAGTGAAAAAACAGTCATGAGCTATGATTATTAAATTTAGACAAATTTTCTGATCAAACAAATGAAGTCAGAGGTGGTAAAGTTAACATTTCAAATATTATCAGTTCATAAATTGAATCCGATATATTTATGTGTGCATATTAATAGCTACTATAATCAGAAAAGCTAAAAACATATAAATGAATTAATAGTTTATCACTTCATTGCTCGTAGTCAGAGTATTAGACCTAGTTGCTCCAGAAATATAAGACAACTTGAAGACAAAAACAAAAAGGTGGCCTAAAATTTACTTAACAGCACAAAAGAATATATGGTGCAAACCATGAAATCAAACCTGCATGCAGAAATATGGTCTCTCAGCAGCCAGGTGCTGTGGCACTGAACATTTGTAATGTTTCAACCAGTTTGATTCTCGGAAGATCTCATAAATACTTGGTGTGACCTCCTGCATGGTAAAAGTCATAACTAACATTGCTGCTAAAGATCAGAGTTGTTAATGATCTAAGAGAAGTAATCAGACCTGCAGACATATGAAATCTGGTGAGTTTTGCTCAATAAGATCACCAAGAGCTTGCATTCGCCTACATAGTTCCAGGTCCTCACGGAACCAGACATTATagctcaaaatttttatgatgcaCCTCTTTGGATTCTCGCCTACATTTCCTGTGAAAAACAGCATTAAAAGCGTCAGCTTCTGATAGCCTCAACAGAAAGAAAAATAGaatctccaatttttttatagtcGAGAAATAATTGAGTGACTTGTTTGGCAATTTATATGCCGGAGAAATTTCATAATCTCAGAGTACATCTTCAACCATCCATCAGAACATTTCTTGATGACAGAACATTGCACAGCCTAACATGAAATATGTATTGCTTACCGGTTATACATCATGAAAAAAAAATGCTAAGGATAGATTTGATCAGGATTGTACATGATGATATTTCTTTAACCCTGTAAGAAATATAACTGTAAAACCTTTCCAGAGAAACCTATGCATACAGGACGTGGTTGGCTAGCACAATTGTCAGGTATTATGTATTTGccaaaaaagaaaatctcaatgACTAACTTGCAACTCATCTTCTTGCTCCAACTATATATCCACCACAGCCGCTCAGAATCTAACCACTCATATTATTAGATTTTAGTTTAGCTTTGATAGTGGAAGGACAAAAATATTCTCCATAATAACTTCTAGTTAAAATAATCATTCACGATATGTCTTTATAGGCACAGACCAAGTCAAGAAGCATTAGCACCTCATTACAACATTAACCATCCAGTAATCTGGACATGCAGACCATGGCCATGTATCACACTTGGGCTTCCATGATAgtacttctgtttcgtatttatcGATTAAAATACTTGACTAAAGTTTAAGCTCTGCCACTTACAGACATGGATCTCCTCATTGAGAAGAATATCTTGTCCTGCCCAAATGCACTATATAAGTGCCACATACGTATCGTGTGTTAATTATATGAACTTTGCTTACGAACCCTGGAAACAGAATTCCTGGCCATTCAGAATACTCATTTTGACTTCCGGTCTAAATTTAGTTAATATCAACCTTTTCCAGCAACATCTAGAGTAGATTATTCATTTTTGGAAATGTTCAGCAATGATATACACATGTTTTGCATCTCATCTGAGTATGCTTTTGGATGAGGCAAAACTTCTGAATATTAGCACAAAAGAAGCTATTCGAAGCctgaaaaagaaaaaggttaatgAGTCTCACATTTCTTCTAATCAATTATATGTTTATCAAATGATGAGTTATGCAAGTGTTAATATCATATAAGTAGCATACTAAACCTAACTAAGATGAAATTCGGCAAAAAATATCTTCTTGGATGACACCAGGGTTTAATATACCTTTAGAGAGCTATGCCATGATTGTGAAACCCACATCTACATTAGCTTACCAGACCTGTTTAGATAACCTTATCCAGTGTAAATCACATCCTGCTTTCATTAAATCTT
Above is a genomic segment from Musa acuminata AAA Group cultivar baxijiao chromosome BXJ3-4, Cavendish_Baxijiao_AAA, whole genome shotgun sequence containing:
- the LOC103982098 gene encoding uncharacterized protein LOC103982098 — translated: MTLSSVGLPLPLLGVPFRLPPRSVFAFQKPKFSPNHHLLLLRQVENKMASSSSFSSSCSWTCNRCTFVNPPSQKSSCQICLSPIPIPSSLPSSSSSSVTSEVFRWSCRACTFSNPAAAAACEVCGTTAALPSPSSASRLASLLSDLEPEPHELAHPDIGRVFLPLLRCGAKRPPPSNSPETKLRRAATSHKLPRAHEEQQKQQVAVNAPSPALGNVGENPKRCIIKILSYNVWFREDLELCRRMQALGDLIEQNSPDFICLQEVTPSIYEIFRESNWLKHYKCSVPQHLAAERPYFCMQMSKLPMKGFSCIPFTNSVMGRELCLADIDVGGSKKLIVATSHLESPCPAPPRWDQMYSKERVAQAKEAINLLKDSPNAIFAGDMNWDDKLDGAFPLPDGWIDAWPELRPGENGWTYDTKANQMLSGNRTLQKRLDRFMCNLHDFKVDGIEMIGVEAIPGLSYCKEKKVRKVFKKLVLPVLPSDHYGLLLTISSL